TGGTTCTTGTTTGGCTATAGCCGAATATGAAGTTGACCTCTCTTGGTGCACAAATTACACGGCGGAGCAGTTGAAATAGTAAATTATTCATATTTTGATAAACTATTGGATCTATAATAATTCTAACTTTCAGCTATTTATCACCTGATTCCGAAGGCCAAAAATGCATCGAGGACCTGATCGAATTGAGCCCAAGTAGCACTGAAGTCAACTTCATGATTCTTCAGCTCACACTTCACCACGCCGGCAAAAAATCTCAGGGAAGACTTCTAGAAGCTACTGAAAACATTATTGAAGCCCAAGCAAATCACCTACATTCCTATTAcgtggaaaaagtgaaaatgccAAACTATTCGGCTCGTCTGGCAAAAATGATGAAGATCAACAGAGGGATTGCAGGAGAAATGAGGTGTCGAcgtgagaaaaatcaaattgccAGAGTTTTCGATATAATGAAAGTGGAATTTTCTGATCCGGAAATGTTTGAGCTCACTTAAATggaattaattttcgaaataaatattttgatactACGTTTATTTTAATAGGATTTTAGCTTAGCGGCCTTGTTTAATTGCGCAAAATTTAGCCGCCCATACTGCGCGGCCCATAAATTAGGAGACCATATTTAGCGGCCCACAATTTGGAAGCTCACAATTTAGAGGACTACAATCAGCGGTCCACAGCTTAGAGGCCCAATTTTTAACGGCCCAGCAGCCCTTTTAACGGCCCGAAATTTAGCAGCCCTTTTAGTGACCCAAAATTCAGCCACCCAAAATTTAGCGGCACCCATTTTGCGGCCCACAATTCGACAGTCGTTCTAGCTGCTCACATTTAGCGGTGCAAATTTAACGGGCCACAATTTTGCGGCCCACAATTTAGCAGCTTTTTAGCGGCCTACAATTTAGAGACCCAAAACTTAACGGCCCACGATTTAGCGGCccacaaatttattttttacgtTAAAAGTTAACATGACCAATTGACAAAATAAAACTCtctaaaaagtttcagatttctcaaaaattttggccaaattGTCGgtatagtgaaaaaaaatgtaatttttaataaaaactttgaaaaattcttttttttttggccaattttcaaaattctaataaGAGTTTTCATCAGTTTTTAAGTGTAAACaaaagagtttcaaaaaaaatttgaaaagttttactatgatttttgatgattttggaACATATGTATAATctgttcaaaataatttttaaatatgaagctgaaaaaaaaaagcaatttctgCAGAAAACTATGACTTCATATGGACTTTTGATCAAATTAAAGTATACTTTGATAGAGACCAGAATTTGTCACAAAACATCATACGCTTTGTGAAAGTTGATCACTTACTCTTTCCGCAGTCTCTCACTATTTCCATTGTCTCTCTACTCTCCCAAATTTCTGCGTTTCTCTATTCCTCCACTGCACCAgcacaaacttttttctggCATAAACTacgaatttcaaatatatatgagaggaatttttgggtttttgagaTTTCGTCATGATCATTTTACTGGTTTTCACAGCTTTTCTAGCGTTTCTGTTCCATGAGTTGTACTGGAAGCGAAGAAATTTGCCGCCCGGACCGATTCCGCTCCCGTTTATGGGAAATATCCTAACAATGCTGTTGAACAAGCCGGGATATGAGTGCTTCAGGAACTGCACCAAAAAGTATGGAGATGTGTACACTTTCTGGATGGGTGAGTAGGAGTGAACTGCGGCCGACACTTCACGGGTTTGAATTTTGTGAGTTTGGAAGCGAGTTTCGCCAAACCCCCTAATTGTCGGCTGCTACTgaatcgcaattttttttaaactactaACCTATTTCCATTCCAGGAAAGACCCCATTCGTGATGATCAGCTCCTACGACTTGTTAAAAGACACCTTTGTCCGGGATGGTGACACTTACAAGGACAAGTACCCCCAGCCtctcaatcaaaaaattcgtgGTGGAAATTATGGAATCGTCGAGTCAAATGGACATTTATGGAGCACCCATCGCAGATTCGCCCTCACCACTTTACGAGACTTTGGGCTCGGGAAAGATCTGATGCAGGAAAAGATTCTTATAGAAGTTGAAgacattttcaagaagtttgaTGCTCAGCTAGGCCTGGAGCAAGATGTCTCAGTAGTTATGAATAATGCCATTGCAAATGTAATCAATCAGAACATTTTCGGTTATCGATTTGAAGGTGATAAGGAGGAAGATTTTAAGAAGCTAAGAGAGCTCATGGAGTACCAAGAGACTGCGTTTGCCACTTTTAAGGTCTATGTTGAAGCTTTTATACCAAAAGTTGGAGCACTGCTTCCAGGAAGATCATTGAACGAGCTGTAAGTTCCTTATAAATTAGCAGAATAATTTAATAGCAGAGTTTCAGATTAGAAGAATGGAGGGATAATTTCTACACATTTTTCGATACTCAAATCGAAAACCACcgcaaaaaaatcgacttcGACTCCCAGGAATCCCTGGATTACGCAGAAGCCTATCTGAAAGAGCAGAGAAAACAAGAAGCTTTAGGAGAATTCGAGCTGTTCTCCAACAAGCAACTCTCAAATACTTGCCTGGACCTTTGGCTTGCAGGACTTTCCACAACTAATACTACAGTTAACTGGACAATATGCTATGTTTTGAATCATCCTGATGTTCTTCAAAAGATGAATGAAGAGTTTGACCAGGTGGTTGGTAGTGATAGGCTGGTGACAATGGGTGATAAGAATAATCTACCTTATTTCAATGCCGTGCTCAATGAGTCTCAAAGATGTGCCAATATCGTGCCAATTAATTTGTTCCATGCAACTACAAAGGATACTGTAATTAATGGATATCCAGTTAAAAAGGGAACTGGAGTCATCGCCCAGATTAGTACAGTTATGCTAGATGAGAAAGTgagtagtttaaaaaaaattaaacgtaAAAACTATCTATTTCAGATCTTCCCAGACCCCTATAAATTCAACCCTGATAGATTCATAGACGAGAATGGAAAACCTATCAAGATCGAGCAGCTCATCCCATTCTCAATCGGAAAGCGGCAATGCCCGGGAGAAGGGCTTGCGCGGATGGAGATGTTCCtctttttggcgaattttttcaatagataCAAGGTAATCTTAGAGAGtgtaaattatttgaaaaatttaaaaatttcagatctcaCCGTCTTCTAAAGGTTTTCCAAATCTGGACAAGAAGGATAACGTTGGTGTTTTTCCAAAAGACCTGCATGCCATTTTAAACAAgagaaattgataatttatcAAGAATGTATGTATACTTTTTGTAatatattgaataaaattgaatagaaattttttttaattatcatcAAAATGCTCCACCCCTGCagcatgggtctcgttaggtatgcATTTAGCGGCAGCATTTTTGCTAATTTCCAAGTATTTTCCGTttatgtttttaataatttatatgccgaaacttatgaaaaaaagGTAAACTTTGTATGTTTGTTTGCGGCTTAGGAAACTATTCTCTACTTTTAGTCTCTGTTTCTTTGCACTCTCTTCTGTGTAATCAATCTGTCCAATCAAATCATTATTTTCTTATAAACCTTTTTTCAATAGTTCTCTCTCAAAATTGGCCActctaaaaatattatcaaatgaTTTTAATTCTTCTTTTCACTGCCTGCCTTGCGGTAGTATTCCATGAAATATATTGGAAACGAAGGCACTTTCCGCCTGTACCGATTCCACTCCCTTTAATTGGAAACCTACATTCACTTATTCTAGAAAAGCCCGATatgaaagtttcagaaaatggaagaaaggTTTTGGAGATGTGTTCACTGTTTGGATGGGTAAGTTTTTCTCAGCTAGGTGCACAGCAGGGTAGGGCGGCAATTTTGTTtatcgacaaattcggcaaatcggcaaattgccggcttccctatttgccgaaaactttcattttttgcaagttgccgatttgttGTTTACCGGttgattgccggaatttattttccgatttgGAATTGatagatttgccggaaacgtttactgggattttttataagacagAAACAATTAAATCagtgctttttttcaaatttttttaatgttttcttcagatattttcatagaatttactTAAATATATGTAGGAGTATTCATAGGAtccgtacaattttgccggaaaaaaattgaaattaaaattctgaaatttccaaaaaaaaaagtgcaagaCCACAATTGTCAAATCGCTTGCTCTTTGATTATGATTTCTGATCTTCTATTAGT
This is a stretch of genomic DNA from Caenorhabditis elegans chromosome V. It encodes these proteins:
- the cyp-33C4 gene encoding CYtochrome P450 family (Confirmed by transcript evidence), which produces MIILLVFTAFLAFLFHELYWKRRNLPPGPIPLPFMGNILTMLLNKPGYECFRNCTKKYGDVYTFWMGKTPFVMISSYDLLKDTFVRDGDTYKDKYPQPLNQKIRGGNYGIVESNGHLWSTHRRFALTTLRDFGLGKDLMQEKILIEVEDIFKKFDAQLGLEQDVSVVMNNAIANVINQNIFGYRFEGDKEEDFKKLRELMEYQETAFATFKVYVEAFIPKVGALLPGRSLNELLEEWRDNFYTFFDTQIENHRKKIDFDSQESLDYAEAYLKEQRKQEALGEFELFSNKQLSNTCLDLWLAGLSTTNTTVNWTICYVLNHPDVLQKMNEEFDQVVGSDRLVTMGDKNNLPYFNAVLNESQRCANIVPINLFHATTKDTVINGYPVKKGTGVIAQISTVMLDEKIFPDPYKFNPDRFIDENGKPIKIEQLIPFSIGKRQCPGEGLARMEMFLFLANFFNRYKISPSSKGFPNLDKKDNVGVFPKDLHAILNKRN